A single region of the Pogoniulus pusillus isolate bPogPus1 chromosome Z, bPogPus1.pri, whole genome shotgun sequence genome encodes:
- the ATOSB gene encoding atos homolog protein B — MRHIHAETSLPTSTDPSLPQPSGEAPLEPSSQRCTHHNILMGYNETEIKRQKVYQVSIFSHLSSSSESTEQWASSRSAVKRGYPEQRTPEGVRDPKRTHWGGVGVDGKNDGGPGQASLEDDDTFEDGLLVEELSLCGSAQHFSHSGLWVVEHRCEGSPSQSPKASRENKLQDVAAAATASSSCFSWPQHTACSTLHTRDSCPVSSEDQPTGYGDNGEKASGCNLPHHDLHNIAQTAWLDSGGKKEKPGDSPAHSSRAAREEESPVVANGCKDPPAPQTAVSPEPSNLSSVEKTPCGSSQLSGSSCLVKRKLLPASEVVADSCSEDESLSHPTKKKRALLCHTVPTACRSTDAKGAPFWNHLLPKAKISANCTVVGRRLKSGLRLKLRHLQSCFRRDTRSSTVPWATTTVSHALLGNFEESFLKGRFAPSGRIEGFTAEIGASGSYCPQHVTLPVDVTYFDISEHSMPSPFLGVIDLEALGKKGYSVPKAGTIQVTLFNPNKTVVKMFLVTYDFRDMPANHMTFLRHRIFLVPVGEKEGATVAPSDPPGTDLPRRVLCYLMHLRFHSSKSGKIYLHDDIRLLFSRKSIEVDSGIPYELKSFTEMPRNPCYSPRA; from the exons ATGCGGCACATCCACGCAGAGACGTCCCTGCCCACAAGCACGGACCCCAGCTTGCCCCAGCCCAGTGGAGAGGCACCCTTGGAGCCTTCCTCGCAACGCTGCACCCACCACAACATCCTTATGGGCTACAATGAGACAGAAATCAAGCGCCAGAAGGTTTACCAGGTCTCCATCTTCTCCcatctctccagctcctctgagagCACAGAACAGTGGGCAAGCAGCCGATCGGCCGTCAAGAGAGGCTACCCTGAGCAGCGAACTCCAGAGGGGGTGCGAGATCCCAAACGAACTCACTGGGGTGGTGTGGGGGTGGATGGCAAGAATGAtgggggccctgggcaggcttctCTGGAAGATGATGATACCTTCGAGGATGGTCTGCTAGTGGAGGAGCTATCCCTGTgtggctctgctcagcacttctCCCACAGTGGGTTGTGGGTGGTGGAGCACCGGTGTGAGGGCAGTCCTAGCCAGAGCCCCAAGGCCAGCAGAGAGAACAAGCTGCAGGATGTTGCTGCCGCCgccactgcctcctcctcctgcttttccTGGCCCCAGCACACTGCTTGCAGTACTTTGCACACAAGAGACAGTTGCCCTGTCTCATCAGAGGATCAGCCCACAGGCTATGGGGATAATGGTGAGAAGGCAAGTGGCTGCAACTTGCCTCACCATGATTTGCACAATATTGCACAAACAGCCTGGCTGGACTCTggtgggaaaaaagagaagccaGGGGACagcccagctcacagcagcagggctgctagAGAAGAGGAATCGCCAGTAGTGGCCAACGGGTGCAAGGATCCCCCAGCTCCACAGACAGCAGTCAGCCCTGAGCCCAGCAATCTGAGCTCCGTTGAGAAGACACCCTGCGGAAGCAGCCAGCTCAGTGGAAGCAGCTGCCTGGTCAAaaggaagctgctgcctgctagTGAAGTTGTGGCTGACTCCTGCTCTGAAGATGAAAGCCTGTCCCACCCAACAAAAAAGAAGAGGGCCCTGCTGTGCCATACAGTGCCAACAGCCTGCCGCAGCACTGATGCCAAGGGAGCCCCTTTCTGGAATCACTTGCTTCCCAAGGCCAAG ATCTCTGCGAATTGCACTGTGGttgggaggaggctgaagagcgGGCTGCGCCTCAAGCT GCGACatctccagagctgcttccGGAGGGACACCAGGTCCTCCACAGTGCCCTGGGCCACCACCACTGTCAGtcatgctctgctgggcaatttTGAG gaGTCTTTCCTGAAAGGGCGTTTTGCACCGTCAGGGAGGATCGAGGGGTTCACAGCAGAGATCGGTGCCAGCGGCTCCTACTGCCCCCAGCATGTCACTCTGCCTGTTGACGTGACCTACTTTGACATCTCTGAGCACAGCATGCCCTCACCTTTCCTG GGAGTGATTGACTTGGAGGCCTTGGGAAAGAAGGGTTACAGTGTCCCCAAAGCTGGAACCATCCAAGTG ACCTTATTTAACCCCAACAAGACTGTGGTGAAGATGTTCTTGGTGACGTATGATTTCCGGGACATGCCAGCCAACCACATGACATTCCTGCGCCATCGCATCTTCCTGGTGCCCgtgggggagaaggaaggagccaCTGTGGCTCCCAGTGACCCACCGGGCACTGACCTGCCCCGCAGGGTCCTCTGCTACCTGATGCACCTGAG GTTTCACAGTTCCAAGTCGGGGAAGATCTACCTTCATGATGACATCCGTCTGCTCTTCTCCCGCAAGTCAATTGAGGTCGACTCGGGGATCCCCTACGAACTGAAATCCTTCACAGAGATGCCGAGGAACCCCTGCTACTCTCCCCGGGCCTGA